Genomic window (Marinitoga hydrogenitolerans DSM 16785):
AAAATAGTTCTTCCCCCAAATGATTCTATTTCTAAAGATGCATAAAAAAAAGTGCAGTAACAATCGTTATTATATTTTTCTCTCATTTTCATCTGTGCAATAACTATATTTTCATAATTAGAAAAATATTCTTTTACAGACATACCTAATTCTTTAGCACCATAATAAGAAAAACATAAAAACAATGGAACCCTATCTGGTTCTTTAAAACTTATTGAGATATACGTTCTTTCTTTAGATGTCATTTCTTTCATCATTTTTCACCATCTTTTTTAATATTTCAAATATCTGAAAAGCGTGTGTTGCATGTGCGTCTGCTTCTACATCTTTCCAAAGAGTTTTATCAATTCTAAAAGGAGCACCTCCCACAATTATTTTAGTTTTCTTTCCTTTTTCTTGCAACTTTCTTTTTAAATAATTTACTTTCAAAGCAGACGGTAACATCAATGTTGATATTAGTAATATTTCTATATTGTCTTTAATTACCAAATCCACAACTTCATCGACACTTTTTCCCATCCCATAATCTTTAAGCACGTAACCTGCAGATTGTAAAATTGATTGAACAATTTTTTTACCAAGTGTATGATAATCTTCTAAAACAACTATTGCTAAATTTAAATCAATTTTGTTTTTAACTTGAGTGTCTTTTATCCATTTCCCCATCAATTCTTCACAGATAATACCACTAATATATACTTGAGCTAAAGATATCTCGCCATTTTCCCATAATTCTCCTATTTTTTCAAGAGATTCTACTATTAATTTTTCAATTAAGAAAAAATTAGAAATATATTTTTCCACTATTTGTGCTGATTGAACCTTATCTCCTTTCAATAGAACATTAGTAAATTCCGTTATAATTTCATTCATATTTTGACCTCACACTTTTCTTTTTATTAAAATTATATCACAAAAAAGTAAATTTTTCAATGTCGAAATAGCTTAATATTTCAAATTCTTAATATAATTCAATATTATAAAGCTATATAAAAAACAAAGACCCCAAAAAGGGGCCTATTCCAAAAAGGGGACGGAATGAAGGTGTCTTATTTATTTAATGGATATAATGAATCTATATAAATTTGTTTAACTATATCTTTTGTTGCTTTTATAGGAGCTAAACTCAATAATAAATCCAATGATGGTGTATTAAATGCTAATTCAACTAATTTATCTATATCACTTTCTTTAAATCCTTCATCTGTAAGTTTTTGTGTAACTCCAATATTAAATAACCATTTTTCAATTCCTTTTGCGGCATATTCAGCTTCTCCTGGAACACCTTTTAAATCTGGTACAATTGGACTATAAATTTCAGCAAGAACTTCTGGTTGTGCGGGATATATAGCTTTTACAACTGCAGGTAAAAGCATAGCTAATCCTAAACCATGTGGTAAATCTGGTTTAATTCCACTTAAAGGATGCTCTAAAGCATGTGTAAAGTGCAATAATCCATTATCAAATGAAATACCCGCTATAGCTGATGCGTAAAGCAAGAAATATCTTGCTGTTAAATCTCCAGGTTTTGCTTGAGCTTGAGGTAAATACTTTGATACTAATCTAATTGTTTCCTTTGCTAAAAGTATTGAGTATGGTGAAGCTGCTAAAGTAGTTGCTGCCTCAGTAACATGATTTATTGCATCAATTGCTGTATATGTTGTTTGTGTCCATGGCAATGACTTTGTAATTTCCGGATCATCAATAGCAAATACAGGATATATACTATCATAAGCTAATGCTGGTTTATAACCTTTTTCTTCAATAGTTGCAACTGCAAATCTGTCAACCTCTGTACCTGTTCCGTGAGTAGTATTAACTGCAATTATAGGTAAAGCTTCTTCCGGTACAAATTTTAATTCATATAAATCTGCTCCTGTATAATTTTTATATTTTTCATGTAATAATACGGCTACACTCTTGGCAGTATCAATATGACTTCCTCCACCAACACCAATGACTGCACCTGCACCAAATTCTAATCCAATCTTTTTAGCTTCATCAATCATTTTAACATTTGGATTTGGTTTTACTCCATTATATACAATATATGAAATATCTGCTTCATCCAAAAATTTCTCTACTTTTTCTTTAATTCCTGTTACATTATAAACAACATCATCTGTTATAATAATAACCTTCTTAATATCTTTTTTGTTTAAAAAATCACAAATGTCTTTAAATTTATTTATTGCTCCAACTCCAAAATATGCTGTTGTTTTGCATCTTAATTCAAAAACATTGTAAATATCAACTTTGTTTTCCCATGCACCATTTAATAACATACTTCCCACCTCCATTATATATTTTAGGCTAATCACCCTATCTATTATAATTTTTACACACTATAATATGATTCTTATAAACACTTTTGTTTTGTTATAAAGGTTAAAAAAATCACAATCTTTAAAAACAATAATTTTTTCGTTAGTTTTACGAAATGTATTGATATTTTTTCCACTTTTATTCTACCAAAAAATTATTACAAAAACTTTTCCTACTTTTTAAAAATTGTGAATATTTTCTCAAAAGATTTGAGTATATACTGAAATTAAAAAAACTGGCTTCCAATTCCAGATTGTGACATAATTCAAGCGCAGAAGTGAGCTACAACGACAAATTGTATTATTATACAAAAAAATTTAGATAATTATTTATTCTATTTTTTTCAAAAAAGTTTTGTTTTCCAAGTAATAAAAAGAGAATACGTCTAAATATAAACAAAAAACGTCCAGCATGGTAACTGGACGTTCTTGTTAACCCCTAA
Coding sequences:
- a CDS encoding iron-containing alcohol dehydrogenase; the encoded protein is MLLNGAWENKVDIYNVFELRCKTTAYFGVGAINKFKDICDFLNKKDIKKVIIITDDVVYNVTGIKEKVEKFLDEADISYIVYNGVKPNPNVKMIDEAKKIGLEFGAGAVIGVGGGSHIDTAKSVAVLLHEKYKNYTGADLYELKFVPEEALPIIAVNTTHGTGTEVDRFAVATIEEKGYKPALAYDSIYPVFAIDDPEITKSLPWTQTTYTAIDAINHVTEAATTLAASPYSILLAKETIRLVSKYLPQAQAKPGDLTARYFLLYASAIAGISFDNGLLHFTHALEHPLSGIKPDLPHGLGLAMLLPAVVKAIYPAQPEVLAEIYSPIVPDLKGVPGEAEYAAKGIEKWLFNIGVTQKLTDEGFKESDIDKLVELAFNTPSLDLLLSLAPIKATKDIVKQIYIDSLYPLNK
- a CDS encoding cobalamin B12-binding domain-containing protein, translated to MNEIITEFTNVLLKGDKVQSAQIVEKYISNFFLIEKLIVESLEKIGELWENGEISLAQVYISGIICEELMGKWIKDTQVKNKIDLNLAIVVLEDYHTLGKKIVQSILQSAGYVLKDYGMGKSVDEVVDLVIKDNIEILLISTLMLPSALKVNYLKRKLQEKGKKTKIIVGGAPFRIDKTLWKDVEADAHATHAFQIFEILKKMVKNDERNDI